One Deinococcus yavapaiensis KR-236 DNA segment encodes these proteins:
- a CDS encoding alpha/beta fold hydrolase, with amino-acid sequence MSLFTGFAKNGLPYAKLSESGPPLVFLTGSELQHRPPTRAVQQGYRFMLRRTLMAYSVYLCSRKPGLPLGTTARDMSDDFAFMIESEIGQPAHIVGMSSGGSSAMHLAADHPHLVDKLVLAMTGYRLNSHGMDVGRVWRDLALEGDWPKLWIRMSIDVAEGRTPAWLLGPVMRLLGPKVLGVPSSNGQDLAVVMAADLDLDVADQLPRITAPTLVIGGEQDPFYGAENIRETAARIANARLVLLPGGHAVVKSKPRAFEEAVLTFLSESARAVPATSSPRPLASN; translated from the coding sequence ATGTCCTTGTTCACCGGATTCGCAAAGAACGGTCTTCCGTACGCCAAGCTCAGCGAAAGCGGGCCGCCGCTCGTCTTCCTCACCGGATCGGAGTTGCAGCACCGGCCGCCGACGCGCGCGGTGCAGCAAGGCTACCGTTTCATGCTGCGCCGCACGCTCATGGCGTACAGCGTGTACCTGTGCAGTCGAAAGCCCGGCTTGCCCCTCGGAACCACCGCACGTGACATGAGCGACGATTTCGCGTTCATGATCGAAAGCGAGATCGGCCAACCCGCCCACATCGTCGGCATGTCGAGCGGCGGGTCGAGCGCGATGCACCTCGCCGCCGATCATCCGCACCTCGTCGACAAGCTCGTGCTCGCCATGACGGGCTACCGCCTGAATTCCCACGGAATGGACGTGGGGCGCGTTTGGCGCGATCTCGCGCTGGAGGGCGACTGGCCGAAGTTGTGGATACGAATGAGTATCGACGTCGCGGAAGGCCGGACGCCCGCTTGGCTGCTCGGCCCCGTGATGCGGCTGCTCGGCCCGAAAGTGCTCGGCGTTCCGTCCAGCAACGGCCAAGACCTCGCGGTCGTGATGGCCGCCGACCTCGACCTCGACGTGGCCGATCAACTGCCGCGCATCACGGCTCCCACCTTGGTGATCGGCGGCGAGCAAGATCCGTTTTACGGCGCCGAGAACATTCGCGAGACGGCGGCGCGCATCGCGAACGCCCGCCTCGTGCTCTTGCCGGGCGGCCACGCGGTCGTGAAGTCCAAGCCGCGCGCCTTCGAGGAGGCCGTCTTGACGTTCCTGTCCGAATCGGCTCGGGCCGTTCCCGCGACGTCCTCACCGCGTCCGCTCGCTTCAAACTGA
- a CDS encoding DUF6714 family protein, with product MMRNEVLRLIRAAFEDVTLGSGVTLREADMIDGFGTPEERTAARALDFHGPWWAVPREDLKEYTSVFAFMDAAGFRFYLPTYMTYGLSEDEDIGTYAWVAFEALSMAQRFDSLIHVLEAFTSEQCRAILAFVEFMDAGDPLGRLMGDCTRDEYLAVRSYWTKRVHDVTAPRGARE from the coding sequence ATGATGCGAAACGAAGTCCTTCGACTCATTCGAGCCGCCTTCGAGGACGTCACGCTCGGTTCCGGCGTCACGTTGAGGGAGGCGGACATGATCGATGGATTCGGCACCCCCGAAGAGCGGACCGCCGCTCGGGCGCTGGACTTTCACGGGCCGTGGTGGGCGGTGCCGCGCGAGGACCTCAAGGAGTACACGAGCGTCTTTGCCTTCATGGACGCGGCGGGCTTCCGGTTCTATCTGCCGACGTACATGACCTACGGTCTCTCGGAGGACGAGGACATCGGGACGTACGCGTGGGTGGCGTTCGAGGCCTTGTCCATGGCGCAACGCTTCGACTCCCTGATTCACGTTTTGGAGGCGTTCACGTCCGAGCAATGCCGAGCGATCTTGGCGTTCGTGGAGTTCATGGACGCGGGCGATCCGCTGGGGCGACTGATGGGCGATTGTACCCGCGACGAGTACCTCGCCGTGCGGTCGTACTGGACGAAGCGCGTTCATGACGTCACTGCTCCGAGAGGCGCGCGCGAGTAG
- a CDS encoding Kelch repeat-containing protein, whose translation MRRAALLLTVLLAACGAPPSTLTPPAPIASAPSANITAYGVVQFTVGGAIDPQAVSSTTIGGFTFTRGATTTYEDGTYRYVNTEYTVQNTSTVPRSNVTLLAAGASNTIPGTPWRSFRLADGTLVDGISNPALAADLAKQVRPTHGTTGAATPDLGVVRASFQAYQEADVTPLTGKSGVTNAFPWGFVTTKAGGNRTLQAGQSGTFTLSVRAPKSTNVTGFTLSMVAVTDTAVRTTRDLLERASDPTGSATTARSSSLRSTNGGVTVEVVRLPADPGVSSCTGCTTVSVSNLRLTGTSGAPTSFLLTPPAFQAGPSAIMVHRQHTATLLPNGKVLLTGGSNEQTATELYDPATNTFVAGPNMTVNRREHTATLLPNGKVLIAGGFHIGDPYASRATDLYDPVTNTITPGPTLTVGRYDHSATLLQNGKVLIASGQGLGGTILTSTELYDPNTNTVTPGPTTIAARYSHTATLLPDGKVLIVGGDGTNGRRWNTTELYDPATNTFAFGPTMSTGRTVHTATLLPNGKVLIAGGVGDDYLRTTDMYDPLTNTLSRGPDMNSIHTWHTATLLPDGKVLMLGGITVDSAYNEFLQEVTESYDPGANNFTVGPNILRARSFHTATLLSNGNVLVAGGYNGDATTELYVHP comes from the coding sequence GTGAGGCGCGCTGCGCTGCTCCTCACCGTGCTCCTCGCTGCCTGCGGCGCCCCACCTTCCACCCTCACGCCGCCCGCGCCCATCGCCTCTGCCCCCTCGGCGAACATCACCGCTTACGGAGTCGTGCAATTCACTGTCGGCGGCGCCATCGACCCGCAAGCGGTGAGCAGCACCACCATCGGCGGCTTCACCTTCACGCGCGGTGCGACCACCACGTACGAAGACGGCACGTACCGATACGTGAACACCGAGTACACCGTCCAGAACACTTCCACCGTCCCGAGAAGCAACGTCACGCTTCTTGCCGCCGGCGCTTCGAACACGATCCCCGGCACGCCTTGGCGTAGCTTCCGCCTCGCGGACGGGACCCTCGTCGACGGCATTTCCAACCCCGCCCTCGCGGCCGATCTCGCGAAGCAAGTGCGTCCCACGCACGGCACCACGGGCGCGGCCACGCCCGATCTCGGCGTGGTGCGCGCGAGCTTTCAAGCGTACCAGGAAGCGGACGTCACGCCTCTCACGGGCAAGAGTGGCGTCACCAACGCCTTTCCGTGGGGCTTCGTCACCACGAAGGCGGGCGGAAACCGGACGTTGCAAGCCGGGCAATCGGGCACGTTCACGTTGTCCGTGCGCGCGCCGAAAAGTACGAACGTCACGGGCTTCACCCTGTCCATGGTCGCCGTCACGGACACCGCCGTGCGGACCACGCGCGACTTGCTGGAGCGCGCGAGCGATCCGACGGGCAGCGCGACGACCGCTCGCTCGAGCTCGCTGCGCAGCACCAATGGTGGGGTAACCGTGGAAGTCGTTCGACTGCCCGCCGACCCGGGCGTGTCGTCCTGCACGGGTTGCACCACCGTATCGGTTTCGAACCTTCGCCTCACCGGCACGAGCGGCGCTCCGACTTCCTTCCTGCTGACCCCGCCCGCATTCCAAGCCGGGCCCAGCGCGATTATGGTTCACCGCCAACACACGGCGACGTTGCTGCCGAACGGCAAGGTGCTGCTCACGGGTGGGAGCAACGAGCAGACGGCCACCGAGTTGTATGACCCTGCCACGAACACCTTCGTTGCCGGACCCAACATGACCGTGAATCGCCGCGAGCACACGGCCACGTTGCTGCCGAACGGCAAGGTGTTGATCGCGGGCGGCTTTCACATCGGAGATCCATACGCTTCCAGGGCGACGGACCTGTACGATCCCGTCACCAATACCATCACGCCCGGCCCGACCCTGACCGTCGGTCGCTACGATCACTCGGCCACGTTGCTTCAGAACGGCAAAGTGCTGATCGCGAGCGGTCAGGGTTTGGGCGGGACGATCTTGACGAGCACGGAATTGTACGACCCGAACACGAACACCGTCACACCAGGACCCACCACCATCGCGGCTCGTTACAGCCACACCGCGACGCTTCTCCCCGACGGCAAGGTGCTGATCGTGGGTGGCGACGGAACCAACGGGAGACGTTGGAACACCACCGAGTTGTACGACCCTGCCACGAACACCTTCGCGTTCGGGCCCACCATGTCCACCGGACGGACGGTTCACACGGCGACGCTTCTGCCGAACGGCAAGGTGCTGATCGCGGGTGGCGTCGGCGATGATTACCTGCGTACGACGGACATGTACGACCCCCTCACGAACACTTTGAGTCGTGGTCCGGACATGAACAGCATTCACACGTGGCACACGGCGACCTTGCTTCCGGACGGCAAGGTTCTGATGCTGGGAGGCATCACCGTCGACTCGGCATACAACGAGTTCCTGCAGGAAGTCACGGAATCGTATGACCCCGGCGCGAACAACTTCACCGTGGGGCCCAACATCCTGAGGGCTCGTTCCTTTCACACGGCGACGCTCCTCTCGAACGGGAACGTCCTGGTCGCCGGGGGTTATAACGGCGACGCGACCACGGAGCTCTACGTGCATCCTTGA
- a CDS encoding MFS transporter gives MPTPPSRRSTDERTDDPKRVPPSGRGGALAALALAVVLAMAPWFSAAAVLPQLRQYWELSTAQGAWLTLAVQLGFVAGALASAVFGLADRVAPRRLMTWGALIAAVSNVLLLVATPDTALGWRALTGAALALVYPPALKAMSAWFVTGRGVALGVLVGALTLGSALPHLVNGLGGVEWRVVVVCTSALAVLGSVVAARVPVGPYSFPVAVFRPREALGVLLTPAMRLTTLGYLGHMWELYAMWAWFALYFTDVLRRNGFGANVSSLAAYATFLVIAVGALGCVVGGVLGDRWGRTRLTSLAMLLSGACALTLSALGSASLPLVLAVSLVWGFWIIADSAQFSTIASEIADARFVGTALTLQLALGFSLTAVTIAAVGVWQPLVGWRPVLAFLAIGPLLGAVAMWRLGRRPEAKRIAGGIG, from the coding sequence GTGCCCACGCCCCCTTCACGCCGTTCGACGGACGAGCGTACCGACGACCCGAAGCGTGTTCCTCCAAGCGGGCGGGGAGGCGCCCTCGCCGCCCTCGCGCTCGCCGTCGTTCTCGCCATGGCGCCTTGGTTCTCGGCTGCCGCCGTCTTGCCGCAGTTGCGCCAGTATTGGGAATTGAGCACGGCGCAAGGCGCTTGGTTGACGCTCGCCGTGCAGCTCGGCTTCGTGGCCGGAGCGCTCGCCAGCGCCGTCTTCGGCCTCGCGGATCGGGTGGCGCCTCGTCGCCTCATGACGTGGGGCGCGCTGATCGCCGCCGTCTCGAACGTGTTGCTGCTCGTCGCGACGCCCGACACGGCCCTCGGTTGGCGCGCCTTGACGGGCGCGGCCCTCGCGTTGGTGTACCCGCCCGCATTGAAGGCCATGTCCGCTTGGTTCGTCACGGGCCGGGGCGTCGCGCTCGGCGTTCTCGTCGGCGCCCTCACGTTGGGTTCGGCGTTGCCGCACCTCGTCAACGGGCTGGGCGGCGTGGAGTGGCGCGTCGTGGTGGTATGCACGTCCGCGTTGGCCGTTCTGGGAAGCGTCGTCGCGGCGCGCGTTCCGGTGGGTCCCTACTCCTTTCCCGTGGCGGTGTTTCGACCGCGCGAGGCCCTCGGGGTGCTGCTGACGCCCGCCATGCGCTTGACTACGCTCGGGTACCTCGGGCACATGTGGGAGTTGTACGCGATGTGGGCGTGGTTCGCTTTGTACTTCACGGACGTCCTTCGCCGCAATGGCTTCGGTGCGAACGTGTCGTCGCTCGCCGCGTACGCCACGTTCCTGGTGATCGCCGTGGGCGCGTTGGGATGCGTCGTCGGGGGCGTACTCGGCGACCGTTGGGGACGCACGCGCCTGACGAGTCTCGCCATGCTCCTGTCGGGCGCGTGCGCGCTCACCCTGTCCGCGCTCGGCTCGGCGTCGCTTCCACTGGTGCTCGCCGTGAGCCTCGTGTGGGGCTTTTGGATCATCGCCGACTCGGCGCAATTCTCGACCATCGCTTCCGAAATCGCCGACGCGCGTTTCGTGGGAACAGCCCTCACTCTGCAACTCGCGCTCGGGTTCAGCCTCACGGCCGTCACGATCGCCGCCGTGGGGGTGTGGCAGCCGCTCGTCGGATGGCGTCCCGTGCTGGCGTTTCTGGCCATTGGACCCTTGTTGGGAGCGGTGGCGATGTGGCGCTTGGGACGACGGCCCGAAGCCAAGCGGATCGCAGGCGGAATCGGGTGA
- a CDS encoding ATP-binding protein, which yields MSTTTSWHVEVLGTPTLRNVEGAVSLLDRKTSAAAAYLALEGKTSRAKLAALLWPDSQEGTARNNLSQMLRKLRLASGADLIVGRRELWLADDVRVDARVVRDLYRAGQFEAFVTSFEDVLGTFDFDDCPEFEEWLLSERERWQEWHRAALRVLAQNAGDAAASLAWAQQLLAVDPLSEEAYALVTRLQFALGDRSRALETLRACEEMLRREFQAEPTRQTQSLARLVRKGEAPSEPTVTTRSIPLSVLRPPVLVGRAREWALMEEGWSKGQGVCLVGDAGVGKSRLVQEFARAHGGDFYFECRPGDEKILYGTTTRMLRKILERYPHLAIEPWVTQQLARILPEFGPPPPPLTSDADKVRFYQAMTEVVHAAIEAGMTVLAYDDTHHFDDGSAEAQLFMWGALGWGDVNAPFRIVFNSRPQEYTSFAAQALVELVQTGRVLVIELGPLSADAVERLVASMNVPHLTSMTSTLQRYTGGNPQFLLETVKHLIETGVVEHGFPERLPPPEPVREVVTRRLGRLSPTALHTAQAAAVLRSDFTLEMVAETLRTPLLEVLPAWQELERAQVIAEDRFSHDLVYEAVEADLPSDVARALHRSAARVLERHGFSAARIARHWLEGGEPLRAAPRFRAAAEEARAALRFVEAATFLEQASTLLEANGDRDAAFDLRYLMTLDLLEEFDLGARHEASVTGLFDLARTDAQRARAWHCKALLHNRQGDRSLALEAARRGWSCAEDSGDFSVKAELSQVLNVVAPPPNEL from the coding sequence GTGTCCACGACAACTTCTTGGCATGTCGAGGTGCTCGGCACGCCCACCTTACGAAACGTGGAAGGAGCGGTGTCGCTCCTCGACCGCAAGACGAGCGCCGCCGCGGCCTACCTCGCGCTCGAAGGCAAGACGAGCCGCGCGAAGCTCGCCGCGCTCTTGTGGCCCGATTCGCAGGAGGGCACGGCGCGCAACAACTTGTCGCAGATGCTGCGCAAGTTGCGGCTCGCCTCCGGCGCCGACCTCATCGTCGGCCGAAGGGAATTGTGGCTCGCGGACGACGTGCGGGTCGACGCGCGCGTGGTGCGCGACCTGTATCGAGCAGGGCAGTTCGAAGCGTTCGTGACGTCGTTCGAGGACGTGCTGGGAACCTTCGACTTCGACGACTGCCCGGAATTCGAGGAGTGGTTGCTGAGCGAGCGTGAACGCTGGCAGGAGTGGCATCGCGCGGCCCTACGCGTCCTCGCGCAAAACGCGGGCGACGCGGCCGCGTCGCTCGCGTGGGCTCAGCAACTTCTCGCCGTCGATCCCTTGTCCGAGGAAGCGTACGCGCTCGTGACGCGGTTGCAGTTCGCTCTCGGCGATCGGTCGCGCGCGCTCGAGACGTTGCGTGCGTGCGAGGAGATGCTTCGCCGCGAGTTTCAGGCAGAACCGACGCGGCAAACCCAGTCGCTCGCGCGCCTCGTTCGAAAAGGTGAAGCGCCGAGTGAGCCGACCGTCACGACTCGCTCGATTCCCTTGTCCGTCCTGCGCCCTCCCGTCCTCGTCGGACGAGCGCGCGAGTGGGCCCTCATGGAAGAAGGCTGGTCGAAAGGGCAAGGCGTGTGTCTCGTCGGCGACGCGGGCGTCGGCAAGTCGCGTCTCGTCCAGGAATTCGCGCGGGCGCATGGCGGCGACTTCTACTTCGAGTGCCGACCCGGCGACGAGAAGATATTGTACGGCACGACGACTCGCATGCTGCGAAAAATCTTGGAGCGCTATCCGCACCTCGCCATCGAGCCGTGGGTGACACAGCAGCTCGCTCGCATCCTGCCGGAGTTCGGCCCGCCTCCCCCACCGCTGACGTCCGACGCGGACAAGGTGCGCTTCTACCAAGCCATGACGGAAGTGGTGCACGCCGCGATCGAGGCGGGCATGACGGTCCTCGCGTACGACGACACGCATCACTTCGACGACGGCAGCGCCGAGGCACAGCTGTTCATGTGGGGAGCGCTCGGTTGGGGGGACGTGAACGCGCCGTTTCGCATCGTGTTCAACTCGCGGCCGCAAGAATACACGTCGTTCGCCGCCCAGGCGCTCGTGGAACTCGTGCAGACGGGTCGGGTGCTCGTCATCGAACTCGGTCCGCTCTCGGCGGACGCGGTGGAGCGTCTCGTGGCCAGCATGAACGTGCCGCACCTGACGTCCATGACGTCCACGTTGCAACGTTACACGGGAGGCAATCCTCAGTTCCTGCTCGAGACGGTGAAGCACCTTATCGAGACGGGCGTCGTCGAGCACGGGTTTCCCGAGCGCCTGCCGCCACCCGAGCCGGTGCGTGAGGTCGTGACGCGGCGCCTCGGACGCCTCTCGCCCACCGCCCTTCACACGGCGCAAGCGGCGGCCGTGCTGCGAAGCGACTTCACGCTGGAAATGGTGGCGGAAACGTTACGCACGCCGCTCTTGGAAGTGCTGCCCGCTTGGCAAGAACTCGAGCGAGCGCAGGTGATCGCCGAGGACCGCTTCAGCCACGACCTCGTGTACGAGGCGGTCGAGGCGGACTTGCCGTCCGACGTGGCGCGGGCGCTTCACCGAAGCGCGGCTCGCGTCCTCGAACGGCACGGCTTCTCGGCGGCCCGAATCGCGAGGCACTGGCTGGAAGGCGGCGAGCCGCTGCGAGCCGCGCCGAGGTTTCGCGCCGCCGCCGAAGAAGCGCGCGCCGCCCTGAGATTCGTGGAGGCGGCGACCTTCTTGGAGCAGGCCTCGACCCTCCTCGAGGCGAACGGCGACCGCGACGCGGCGTTCGACCTTCGGTACCTCATGACGCTCGACCTCCTCGAGGAGTTCGATCTCGGGGCGCGTCATGAAGCGTCCGTGACGGGTCTGTTCGATCTGGCGCGTACGGACGCGCAGCGTGCGCGCGCCTGGCATTGCAAAGCCCTGCTGCACAACCGACAAGGTGATCGAAGCTTGGCGCTCGAAGCGGCTCGACGAGGATGGTCGTGCGCCGAGGACAGCGGTGACTTCTCCGTGAAAGCCGAGCTATCGCAGGTGCTGAACGTCGTCGCGCCTCCACCGAACGAGTTGTAG
- a CDS encoding AAA family ATPase, whose amino-acid sequence MLATTNVRVALLGTPTLTGTNGSAAPLDRKSAAVLAFLALTEGVTRSRVAGLLWPESKESTARNNLVQLLRRWRLALGEDVVVGGDVVRLANFVAVDALDLRDAFLLGRHEAFVSRNEALLGAYTYDDLPEFDEWLQSERARWKGWRRDTLAVLCDRDTERGAYERALSWARQLLDVDASSEDTFVRLMKVQYLLGDRDGALATFARCEDVLWREHGVKPLPATLDLAGTIRGGGNLSRTFARSKPAIPPSVLRPPILAGREREWALMDEAWSVGKSIVISGAPGVGKSRLIKEFAASKGPSFHLDGRPGDTSVPYGTYARVWRSLLRARPDLDLPDWVREQLALFIPEVWPSKAPAMTSQADKERLYAAIGELAFRISRGMKCVIADDMQYYDSASMELGASIAQRFVPFDANHGVVPMIAAHRAGELSSEVEAQLRGMYEAGLCIWLDVQPLDQTATARVLVSLNLPLVEANAARLVRSSGGNPLFLLEAVKHLLEYEGASDDEVPSVPEKVHEVIGERLRRLSPKALLLAQAAAVLQSNFDLDLVSAVLDAPLLDVLPAWQELERAQVLARGQFSHDLVYESVRAGLSNSVRQALHRSVARALERQDENPARIARHWLEGGEVRRAVPNLREAARASCASLRFAEAAEALEQAATILESNGELDEAFDVWRSLVDDVLRTGALEARYEATLRRMTDLARTPAQREVVERYEAERTTSGPSSGTSP is encoded by the coding sequence GTGCTTGCAACAACCAACGTGCGTGTCGCGCTGCTCGGCACGCCCACCTTGACCGGCACGAACGGGAGCGCGGCGCCTCTCGATCGCAAGTCGGCCGCCGTGCTGGCGTTCCTCGCCCTCACGGAAGGCGTCACGCGCTCGCGCGTCGCCGGGTTGCTGTGGCCGGAATCGAAGGAGAGCACGGCTCGAAACAACCTCGTGCAATTGCTGAGGCGGTGGCGTCTCGCGCTCGGCGAGGACGTCGTCGTGGGTGGGGACGTGGTGCGCCTCGCCAACTTCGTCGCCGTGGACGCCCTCGACCTTCGAGATGCCTTCTTGCTGGGACGGCACGAGGCGTTCGTCTCGCGAAACGAGGCCTTGCTGGGCGCGTACACGTACGACGACCTGCCGGAATTCGATGAATGGCTGCAAAGCGAACGGGCCCGCTGGAAAGGCTGGCGCCGCGACACGCTCGCCGTCTTGTGTGATCGCGACACGGAGCGTGGCGCGTACGAGCGAGCCTTGTCGTGGGCGCGGCAGTTGCTCGACGTCGACGCGTCGTCCGAGGACACCTTCGTGCGCTTGATGAAAGTGCAGTACCTGCTGGGAGACCGAGACGGCGCGCTCGCGACGTTCGCGCGCTGCGAGGACGTCTTGTGGCGCGAGCACGGCGTGAAGCCGCTTCCCGCGACGCTCGATTTGGCGGGCACCATTCGGGGCGGCGGCAACTTGTCGCGCACCTTCGCTCGGTCGAAGCCTGCCATTCCCCCGTCCGTGCTGCGCCCGCCGATCTTGGCGGGACGCGAACGCGAGTGGGCCCTCATGGACGAGGCGTGGTCGGTCGGCAAGAGCATCGTCATCAGTGGCGCGCCCGGCGTGGGCAAATCGCGTCTGATCAAGGAGTTCGCGGCGAGCAAAGGGCCGTCGTTTCACCTCGACGGTCGTCCCGGCGACACCTCCGTTCCTTACGGCACGTACGCGCGGGTGTGGAGAAGCTTGCTGCGCGCCCGTCCCGACCTCGACTTGCCCGACTGGGTGCGTGAACAACTCGCGCTGTTCATTCCGGAAGTGTGGCCCTCGAAAGCCCCGGCGATGACGTCCCAGGCGGACAAGGAGCGCTTGTACGCGGCGATCGGAGAGCTCGCGTTTCGAATCAGCCGCGGAATGAAGTGCGTCATCGCGGACGACATGCAGTACTACGATTCGGCGAGCATGGAACTCGGGGCGTCCATCGCGCAACGCTTCGTTCCGTTCGACGCGAATCACGGCGTCGTTCCGATGATCGCGGCGCATCGAGCGGGCGAACTTTCCAGCGAAGTCGAAGCGCAGCTTCGAGGCATGTACGAGGCGGGACTGTGCATCTGGCTCGACGTTCAACCGCTCGACCAAACGGCGACGGCGCGCGTGCTCGTGAGCTTGAACCTCCCGCTCGTGGAGGCGAACGCCGCGCGTCTGGTGCGCTCCAGCGGCGGCAACCCGCTGTTCCTCCTCGAGGCGGTCAAGCACCTTCTGGAATACGAGGGCGCCTCGGACGACGAGGTGCCTTCCGTGCCGGAGAAAGTACACGAAGTCATCGGCGAGCGCCTGCGCCGCTTGTCACCGAAAGCCCTGTTGCTCGCGCAGGCGGCGGCGGTGCTGCAATCGAACTTCGACCTCGACCTCGTGAGCGCCGTTCTCGACGCGCCGCTCTTGGACGTTCTGCCCGCGTGGCAGGAACTCGAACGCGCGCAGGTGCTCGCGCGCGGCCAGTTCAGCCACGACCTCGTGTACGAAAGCGTGCGCGCGGGCTTGTCGAACAGCGTTCGTCAAGCGCTGCACCGCAGCGTGGCGCGGGCGCTCGAACGGCAAGACGAGAATCCGGCGCGCATCGCTCGCCACTGGCTCGAAGGAGGCGAGGTGCGCCGCGCCGTGCCGAACTTGCGAGAAGCGGCGCGCGCGTCGTGCGCGTCCTTGCGTTTCGCGGAGGCCGCCGAGGCGCTCGAGCAGGCGGCAACGATTCTCGAGTCGAACGGCGAACTCGACGAAGCCTTCGACGTTTGGCGTTCACTCGTGGATGACGTCCTGCGAACCGGGGCGCTCGAAGCACGGTACGAGGCGACGCTGCGCCGCATGACGGACCTCGCGCGCACGCCCGCTCAACGAGAAGTCGTCGAGCGATACGAGGCCGAGCGAACCACATCGGGCCCTTCCTCCGGGACCTCCCCCTGA
- a CDS encoding carboxypeptidase-like regulatory domain-containing protein: MPRSTRNFALALTLSSLAAFGLSASTKLTPNTVSGSVIDERGKPVAGVKIIIEPAMFRGTIFTSTNAQGRYQSIELNAATNPYYVKAYKEVKYHDQQYCLRMAGAPEAYQEAFNAKAGATRNFVWRIRGESDMPSTPYGGGSWGGTLAFESVYIDDAHLIDREATIEVTLVPDGPLIDGSKGATITRTIQVLKGLTDIPVGYYKFSAVLRNANGTKTALRVGSSSEQEKLGSTTMILFKGFDTCGHSGTLRQTPVWLAMP, from the coding sequence ATGCCTCGATCCACCCGAAATTTCGCACTCGCCCTGACCCTTTCATCTCTCGCCGCGTTCGGTCTGAGCGCGTCCACGAAGCTCACCCCTAACACCGTGAGCGGAAGCGTGATCGACGAGCGCGGCAAGCCCGTGGCAGGCGTCAAGATCATCATCGAGCCCGCGATGTTTCGGGGCACGATCTTCACGAGCACGAACGCGCAAGGCCGCTACCAGTCCATCGAGCTCAATGCGGCCACGAATCCGTACTACGTGAAGGCTTACAAGGAAGTGAAGTACCACGACCAGCAGTACTGCCTGCGAATGGCGGGCGCCCCGGAGGCGTATCAGGAGGCCTTCAACGCGAAGGCGGGAGCTACGCGCAACTTCGTGTGGCGAATTCGGGGCGAGTCGGACATGCCGTCGACGCCGTATGGAGGAGGCAGCTGGGGAGGAACGCTCGCCTTCGAGAGCGTGTACATCGACGACGCCCACCTCATCGACCGCGAGGCGACGATCGAGGTGACGCTCGTACCCGACGGTCCGCTCATCGACGGCAGCAAGGGAGCGACCATCACGCGCACGATTCAGGTCCTCAAGGGTTTGACCGACATTCCCGTCGGGTACTACAAGTTCTCGGCGGTGTTGAGGAACGCGAACGGCACGAAAACGGCCCTGCGCGTCGGTTCGAGCAGCGAGCAAGAGAAATTGGGAAGCACCACGATGATCCTCTTCAAGGGCTTCGACACGTGCGGGCATAGCGGCACGCTGCGACAGACGCCTGTTTGGCTGGCGATGCCGTGA
- a CDS encoding DUF3592 domain-containing protein, with protein sequence MMKSVFASWPLERFVGLGLLVVALIFTLLLGALTQRGLRSLAWPTTSGTVTDSRVAWSLSDGKTRYSARVEYVYTVAGRTYRSSQRTYRSSESSEAYARDIVARLPKGRRVSVHFDPAAPARAVLEPGTDVFVLGALAVSVVVLLIGAGVFVRTVAPVSTWLERRRRLTVPSVKAARASKGARHP encoded by the coding sequence ATGATGAAAAGCGTGTTCGCGTCGTGGCCGCTCGAGCGGTTCGTGGGTCTCGGCCTCCTCGTCGTCGCGCTGATCTTCACGCTCCTGCTCGGCGCGCTCACGCAGCGAGGCCTTCGCAGCCTTGCCTGGCCGACGACTTCGGGAACCGTCACGGACAGTCGCGTGGCATGGAGCCTCTCGGACGGCAAGACTCGGTACTCTGCGCGCGTGGAGTACGTCTACACGGTCGCGGGGCGCACCTACCGCTCGTCACAGCGCACGTACCGCTCCTCGGAATCGAGCGAGGCGTACGCGCGGGACATCGTCGCGCGCCTGCCGAAAGGGCGCCGGGTAAGCGTTCATTTCGATCCTGCCGCGCCCGCACGTGCCGTGCTCGAGCCGGGCACCGATGTGTTCGTTCTCGGCGCGCTCGCCGTGAGCGTCGTTGTGCTGCTGATCGGTGCGGGCGTGTTCGTCCGCACCGTCGCGCCCGTCTCGACGTGGCTGGAGCGACGTCGACGACTCACTGTGCCGTCCGTCAAAGCAGCTCGGGCCTCGAAGGGCGCGAGGCACCCGTGA